In a genomic window of Aeromonas veronii:
- a CDS encoding hemolysin family protein has translation MSFADSLFFLMLLVGGSVFFSLSEISLAASRKIKLQVMADEGNRQAEKVLALQAQPGNFFTVVQIGLNTVAILGGILGESALNPAIKGIVSQFYQGPWLGEISSGGSFVFVTGMFILIADLMPKRLAMTMPEQIAVVVVRPMLFFVTVLMPLVWVFNGLANSLFRLMRISTVRNDEITSDDIYAVMDAGAEAGVIQREEHQLIENVFELQSLGVTSAMTARESLIYFTLQESEESIKAKIAEHPHNKFLVCDHNLDSIKGFVDAKELLIRVIGGQSIDLIGGNLVQNVIIIPDTLNLYEAMEYFKNHRGDFAVVMNEYALVVGIVTMNDLMSTVMGEWATHVVEEQIVQRDENSWLVDGVTPISDVMRAFDIEEFPENQNYETIAGFIMYMLRKIPKRTDSVKYAGYKFEVVDIDSYKIDQLLVTRVEPTPAEKPALES, from the coding sequence ATGAGTTTTGCCGATAGTTTGTTCTTTTTAATGCTGCTGGTTGGCGGCAGTGTGTTTTTCTCCCTCTCCGAGATCTCTCTCGCCGCATCTCGCAAAATCAAATTGCAGGTGATGGCGGATGAAGGTAATCGCCAGGCCGAAAAGGTGCTGGCCCTGCAGGCCCAGCCGGGCAACTTCTTCACCGTGGTGCAGATTGGCCTCAACACCGTCGCCATTTTGGGTGGTATTTTGGGCGAGTCAGCGCTTAACCCCGCCATCAAGGGGATTGTCTCCCAGTTCTACCAGGGCCCCTGGCTTGGCGAGATCAGCTCCGGTGGCTCCTTCGTGTTTGTCACCGGTATGTTTATCCTGATCGCCGATCTGATGCCCAAGCGTCTGGCCATGACCATGCCCGAGCAGATTGCCGTGGTGGTGGTGCGCCCCATGCTCTTCTTCGTCACCGTGTTGATGCCGCTGGTGTGGGTCTTCAACGGGTTGGCCAACTCCCTGTTCCGCCTGATGCGCATCTCCACGGTGCGTAACGACGAGATCACCTCCGACGACATCTATGCGGTGATGGATGCCGGCGCCGAGGCGGGGGTTATCCAGCGTGAGGAGCACCAACTCATCGAGAACGTGTTCGAGCTGCAGTCCCTTGGCGTCACCTCCGCCATGACGGCCCGCGAGAGCCTCATCTACTTCACCCTGCAAGAGAGTGAAGAGAGCATCAAAGCCAAGATCGCCGAGCATCCCCACAACAAGTTTCTGGTCTGTGACCACAACCTCGACAGCATCAAGGGCTTTGTCGATGCCAAAGAGCTGTTGATCCGCGTTATCGGCGGCCAGAGCATCGACCTTATCGGCGGCAATCTGGTGCAGAACGTCATCATCATCCCCGACACCCTCAACCTCTATGAGGCGATGGAGTACTTCAAGAATCATCGTGGCGACTTTGCCGTGGTGATGAACGAGTACGCGCTGGTGGTGGGTATTGTCACCATGAACGACCTGATGAGTACCGTGATGGGCGAGTGGGCGACCCACGTGGTGGAAGAGCAGATCGTCCAGCGCGACGAGAACTCCTGGTTGGTGGACGGGGTGACCCCCATCTCTGACGTGATGCGCGCCTTCGATATCGAAGAGTTCCCGGAAAACCAGAACTACGAGACCATCGCCGGCTTTATCATGTATATGCTGCGCAAGATCCCCAAGCGCACTGATTCAGTCAAATACGCCGGTTACAAATTCGAAGTGGTGGACATCGACAGCTACAAGATTGACCAACTGCTGGTTACCCGGGTAGAGCCCACGCCGGCCGAAAAACCCGCTCTAGAATCGTAA